A stretch of Chloroflexota bacterium DNA encodes these proteins:
- a CDS encoding glutamine synthetase family protein: MATRTPKKAGDARENVFRVVKERDVKFIRMWFTDILGFLKSFSVTVEELERAFDEGLGFDGSSVEGFVRIDESDMIARPDPNTFSIVPWRPLEHATAKMFCDIYWPNGQPFEGDPRFVLKRNLKRAADKGLTCYVGPELEYFYFRSNEDTTVLDRGGYFDVTPPNVASELRRQTILTLEEMGIGVEYAHHEAAPSQHEIDLRYTDALTMADHVMTYRTTVKEIAQKHGVYATFMPKPIGKVNGSGMHVHISLFRGDRNAFFDKNDVYHLSKVGKCFLAGLLKHAPEITAVTSQWVNSYKRLVPGYEAPVYVTWACRNRSDLIRIPQYQPGREKATRIEFRSPDPACNPYLCFSVILAAGLEGIEKEYPLPKPAEENVYELKPEEREKRGIRMLPGSLAEAIELAEGSKLVRKALGDHVFNSFIQNKKIEWDLYRTEVTDYELKRYLPIL, translated from the coding sequence ATGGCTACTAGGACTCCAAAGAAGGCCGGAGACGCCAGGGAAAATGTGTTCAGGGTGGTGAAGGAACGGGATGTCAAGTTCATCAGGATGTGGTTCACCGATATCCTGGGTTTTCTGAAGAGCTTCTCCGTTACGGTGGAGGAACTCGAAAGGGCGTTTGACGAAGGATTGGGCTTTGACGGTTCATCTGTTGAGGGATTTGTCCGCATTGACGAGAGTGACATGATAGCTCGGCCTGATCCCAATACGTTCTCGATCGTCCCCTGGAGACCACTGGAGCATGCTACTGCCAAGATGTTCTGTGACATCTACTGGCCTAATGGACAACCCTTCGAAGGTGATCCCCGGTTTGTGCTGAAAAGGAACTTGAAGAGGGCAGCCGACAAGGGCCTTACCTGCTACGTGGGGCCAGAATTGGAGTACTTTTACTTCCGCAGCAATGAGGATACCACCGTTTTGGACAGGGGTGGTTATTTCGATGTGACACCTCCTAACGTGGCCAGCGAATTGAGAAGGCAGACGATACTCACTCTGGAGGAGATGGGCATCGGCGTCGAATACGCACACCATGAGGCCGCTCCCAGCCAGCACGAGATAGACCTGAGGTATACGGATGCCTTGACCATGGCTGACCATGTCATGACCTACCGGACTACCGTGAAGGAAATTGCTCAGAAGCATGGTGTATATGCCACGTTTATGCCCAAGCCTATCGGGAAAGTCAATGGCAGTGGCATGCACGTACACATATCGCTATTCAGAGGTGACCGGAATGCGTTCTTTGACAAGAACGACGTCTACCATCTATCGAAGGTAGGAAAATGCTTCCTGGCTGGATTGTTGAAACATGCCCCAGAGATCACCGCGGTCACCAGTCAGTGGGTCAACTCCTATAAGCGGCTGGTTCCAGGCTATGAAGCACCGGTCTACGTTACCTGGGCGTGCCGCAATCGCTCCGACCTTATCCGGATTCCCCAGTATCAACCTGGAAGAGAGAAGGCCACCAGAATCGAATTCCGCTCGCCAGACCCGGCATGCAACCCCTATCTCTGCTTCAGCGTCATACTGGCAGCAGGACTGGAGGGGATTGAGAAGGAGTACCCCCTGCCGAAGCCGGCGGAAGAGAACGTCTATGAGCTGAAGCCGGAGGAGCGAGAAAAGAGGGGCATAAGGATGCTGCCTGGAAGTCTGGCTGAAGCCATTGAGCTAGCTGAAGGCAGCAAACTGGTGAGGAAAGCCCTGGGTGATCACGTTTTTAACAGCTTTATCCAGAACAAGAAGATTGAATGGGATCTCTACAGGACGGAGGTCACTGACTACGAACTGAAGAGATATCTGCCCATCCTCTAA